The DNA window CGCCGGGCCGTCGCTCAGTTAGTAGCCGATGGATATGTACAAAGTATCCAGGGAAAAGGGGTCCGCAATATCTATCTCCCGGTAGCGCCTACCTATTACACCATCGGAGGAATCGAATCCTTCCACGAGGCTTCCAGACGCAACCATCAGAAAGGCCGGACACGGGTCCTGCAATTCATAGAATTGACAGCGGATGACAAAATCGCACGCCAGACCGGCTTTGAAAAAGGGGATGAATTATATTATATCCAAAGACTCCATTATTTAGACGAAAAGCCGCTGATCCTGAACCACAATTATTTTCTTAAAAGCGCGGTTCCTGGGCTGACTAAAGAAATCGCGGAACACTCGATCTACGACTATCTGGAAAACACCCTTCATATGACCATCGTAAATAGCAAACGAGTCGTAACGGTTATGAAGATCACGCAGATCGATGAGAAATATTTGGAATTAGATGTAAATGATTATAACTGTATGGCCGTGATCTCAAGTCAGACCT is part of the Lachnospiraceae bacterium KGMB03038 genome and encodes:
- the treR gene encoding trehalose operon repressor → MPKAKYNEIYRDLKQKIENEEYAYQDLLPSEHSLVAAYGCSRNTIRRAVAQLVADGYVQSIQGKGVRNIYLPVAPTYYTIGGIESFHEASRRNHQKGRTRVLQFIELTADDKIARQTGFEKGDELYYIQRLHYLDEKPLILNHNYFLKSAVPGLTKEIAEHSIYDYLENTLHMTIVNSKRVVTVMKITQIDEKYLELDVNDYNCMAVISSQTYNSDGIMFEYTQSRHRPDYFRFQDNAVRKAPIA